DNA from Alnus glutinosa chromosome 2, dhAlnGlut1.1, whole genome shotgun sequence:
TCTCACGTGttttgctttttgcttttttggtgAGCATTAGGTAGCACGTGAAAAAGAATAGATAAAGCGGTCGTTCTCGAGCACACAAAAATGGCGTGAATTTTTAGTGTATAGTACACTACAAAACCCACAAATATTAGTAGATTATTTACAGTCTTGGTGGCCGGCTTCtccatttttgtttctttggagGGATGCTAAAATGCCACGTGGGTTACTTCGTTGCAACTCATTATAGAAGTAGAAGAAGGAGAACAGATTGAGAGCAAAGAGAAGTGGGGATGGGTGCGATGAGGGCGGCGATCGGAGATGCAATATTGACATCCTTGTGGGTGTTCAGCACGCCGATGATGGGAATCCTTACACCCATCATAGCTACATACGTCGGCGTTCAAGCCAAGTCACTGGCCGGCCTCTTCATCACCACCATTCTCGCCTCCGGTCTTGTACTGACGTTCAGGTTGATTGATCACAAGGTCTTGGGCGGCGCCAGCTTCAATCCCTCCACCACCGTCTCGTTCTACGCCGCCGGCCTTAAACCCGACTCGTCTCTAATCTCCATGGCCGTGCAGTTTCCTGCTCAGGCGGCCGGCGGGCTGGTTGGTGCCAAAGCTATACTGCAAGTTCTGCCAAGCCAATACAAACAGAAGCTTAAGGGACCTTCCCTGAAAGTGGACTTGCTTACCGGAGTCATCGCCGAGGCGGCGTTGACTCTCGGGCTTAGCTTTGCCATCCTCTTTATCGTCCTCCGGGGGCCTAGAAACCCGCTGTTAAAGGTGTGGTTGATTGCTGTGGCGACTGTGGGATTGGTTGTTGCCGGGTCGGGTTACACAGGGCCTTCGATGAACCCAGCAAACGCGTTTGGGTGGGCATTTGCGAATAATCAGCATAATACTTGGGAACATTTTTATGTTTACTGGGTTGGTTCCTTCACCGGAGCAACTTTGGCCGGTTGGATCTACCGGTTTCTCTTCATTCTACCAATCAAGCAGAAGAAAGCCTGAAGAAGCTATGGCcaaatgtttttctttctttttctttttcttcttattttttattcacaatgttaaaacaataataaagtGAATAAATTTGCTATTTCTCATTCTCATTAATTAGTCGCatcaaagcatatatatatatatatatatatatatatatattaatgttgaATTCGAACCCTGCCCTACTTTACCTCGAATATCACGTGTTAGGTTTAATTGA
Protein-coding regions in this window:
- the LOC133861097 gene encoding aquaporin SIP1-1-like, producing MGAMRAAIGDAILTSLWVFSTPMMGILTPIIATYVGVQAKSLAGLFITTILASGLVLTFRLIDHKVLGGASFNPSTTVSFYAAGLKPDSSLISMAVQFPAQAAGGLVGAKAILQVLPSQYKQKLKGPSLKVDLLTGVIAEAALTLGLSFAILFIVLRGPRNPLLKVWLIAVATVGLVVAGSGYTGPSMNPANAFGWAFANNQHNTWEHFYVYWVGSFTGATLAGWIYRFLFILPIKQKKA